A segment of the Streptomyces diastaticus subsp. diastaticus genome:
CCTCGACGCCGTCCAGGTTGAGTCTGACGGTGACCTCGGTGCCCGGCTCCCAGTACTCCTCGGGCCGGAAGTCGAGGCGGTCGTTGCCGTACCACTGGGAGCGGATCTCCACCTCGGGCTCGGCGGTGACGGTGACCGCCCGCTCGACCGCCTCCGGCGCGGTGATGCCCCGGGTGAACCGGAGCGAGACCGGCATGCCGACGCCGACCTTGGAGCCGTCCTCCGGGGTGAAGTGCCCGACGAAGGTGTTCTCGGGGACCAGCGTCGTGAACGTCTGGTCCTTGGCGGACTCCCGGCCCTCACTGTCCTTCGCCACCGCGTGCACCTGGTACTCGGTCGCCGCCGCGAGGTGGTGGGCCGGCTTCCAGGAGGCACCGTCCTTGGCGACGGTCCCCTCGATCTCGTTGCCCTTGCTGTCGGTGACCTTCACCGAGGACAGCTTGCCCTGCTCGGCGGTGATCTTCAGCGCCCCGCTGGTCGCCACCGACTCGGCGCCGTCCTTCGGCGCGATCGACACGACCGCCTCCGACGGGGCCGTTCTGTCCGCCGCCGGCTTGCTCCCGCCGCCCTTGCCGTCCTCGGCCACGCCGTCCCCGCCGGAGCCACAGGCGGTCAGCGCCACCAGCATCGCCCCCAGCACCAGGCTCATCGCGCCCCGCGCACGCCCGGCGCGTACGCCAACCGACGCCCCCGATATCGGTCGCCCGTCCACAGTCTGTCTCCCCTCGCACGGCCTGCCCCCAGGCCCGCACTTGTGCGCCTGATCCGCGCCCGCCCAGCGCCGCGCCCGGATCGGTCACGGGGCGGCACTGGGTAGATAACCACACAGCTCAGGGGGGTGACCCCGGAGGGATGTCACCGTTCGGTCCCAACTGGCCGACGAGGGCCGCGGGTGACGCCGAGCGGGGTCAGCCGAGCGCCGAACCGGCTCGCCACTCGCGCCAGTCGAGGTTCCAGCCGCCCAGCCCGTTGTCGGGCGCCACGGTCCGGTCGTCGGAGTTGACCACCTCGACCACGTCCCCGATCAGGCTCCGGTCGTAGAACCAGCCGGCCGGGGTGGCGTGGCCGCCGCCCTTGACGTCGCGCAGCCCGACGCAGCCGTGGCTGACGTTGCTGCGGCCGAAGACCGAGTCCCCCGCCCAGTAGTTGCCGTGCAGGAAGGTGCCCGACCGGGTCAGCCGCATCGCGTGCGGCACGTCCGGGATGTCGTACTCGCCGCCGTAGCCGACCGTGGCCCCGTCCATCCGGGTGACGTCGAGCATCTCGGTCACCACCATGCGGCCGTTGTACGTGGTGGAGCCCGGCGCCCCGGCGGTGACCGGCACCGTCACCGGCTCCTCTCCCGCGCGGACCACCCGCATGGTGTGCGCGGCGGCGTCGACCGTGCTGACCTGGCTGCGGCCGACGGTGAAGGTGAACGCCTTGCGCTGGAGGCCGAAGACCCCGGGCGCGCCCTCCACGTCGCGCAGTCCTAGGGCGACGGTGACCTCGGTGCCGGGCTCCCAGTACCTCTCGGGCCGGAAGTCGAGCCGGTCACGGCCGAACCAGTGCCCGGCCACCGGCACCTCGGGGTCGGCGGTGACCCGCACCGCGCGCTCGACGGCCATCCGGTCGGCGATCTCCCGGTTGAACTCCAGCGAGACGATCATGCCGGTGCCGACCGTGGCGCGGTTCTCCGGCGTCACGTAGCCGATGAACCGCTCCCGGGGCACCACCGTGGTGAAGGAGGCGTGCCGGGCCGCCCGCCGCTCCCCGTCCGAGGCGACGGCGTGCACGGTGTACTTGGCGGCCAGCGCCAGCACGCCGTCCACCGGCCGCCAGCGCCGCCCGTCGCCGGACAGCTCCCCGGGCACCGGCTCCTTGCGGGCGTCGCGTACCCGGACCACCTTCACCGACTCCAGCCGCCCCCGCTCCACCCGCACCTCCAGCGGCCCGTCCGGCCCCACCCCCACACTGCCGTCCGAAGGGGTGATGGTGATCCGCACCGGCCGGCCGGGCCCGCCGCCCGCCGGGTCGTCGGCCGGGCCGCCGCCCGCCCCGCACCCGGCGAGGGCGGCCACCAGGGCCAGCACCGCCGCCGCTGCCGCTGCTGCGCGCCGAGCGCGCGTCCTGTCGTTCTTCACGACGGATGCAACGACAGGCCCCCGCCGGGGGAAACGTCACCCTGGTGCACGCCGCCACTTTCGGCCCAGCGGCAGTACGCAGGCTCCGGCCTGGGCAGGAACAGTGCAGCAGGACCGCGTACGGGCGGCGCCGGGACCCGTCGGCACCGTGCCGGTCCGTCGGAGTCGCGGGAGGCGGACAGGTGTCGAGCGCAGCCGAACAGCGAATCGTCCAGGACGGACCGGGACCGCCGTCGCCCGGCGCCTGTCCGCCCGGCCCGGGCCGCGGCCCGTCGGCCCCCGGCCCACCGGTCTGGCCCGGCGCCCCGCACCCTCTGGGCGCCCGCCCGCGCACCGGGCCCGGCGGGGTCACCGGTACCAACTTCGCGCTGTGGGCGGGCGGTGCCGAGGCCGTGGAGGTCTGCCTCTTCGACGAGGACGGCACCGAGACGCGCCGCCCGCTGCCGGAGTTCACGCACGGCATCTGGCACGGCTTCCTGCCGGAGGTCGGCGCCGGGCAGCGCTACGGCTACCGGGTGCACGGTCCCTGGGACCCGTGGACCGGCGCCCGCTTCAACCCGGCCAAGCTCCTCCTCGACCCCTACGCCCGGGCCGTCGACGCCCCGCGCGGCGCCGACTACCGGCGGCTGCCGCCGGAGGTCTACGGCCACGTCCGCGACTGGCCGCAGCAGGAGTACGCCGACACCGTCCGCGACGACCGGGACTCGGCGCCGTACGTCCCGAAGGGCGTCGTCGTGCGCGACGACGGGCCCGACGAGTGGCGCGACGACGTGCGGCCGAAGACGCCGTGGGCCGACACCGTCATCTACGAGCTGCACGTGCGCGGCTTCACCATGCGCCACCCGGACATCCCCGAGAAGCTGCGCGGCACCTACGCGGGGCTCGCCCACCCGGCGGCCGTCGCCCACCTGGTGGAGCTGGGGGTGACCGCGGTCGAGCTGCTGCCGGTGCACCAGTTCGCCCACGAGGACCACCTGCTGCGGCGCGGCCTGGGCAACTACTGGGGCTACAACTCGCTGGGCTGGTTCGCGCCGCACGCCGCGTACGCCGCGGGCGGCACCACCGGGCAGCAGGTCGGCGAGTTCCGTGCCATGGTCCGGGCACTGCACGCGGCGGGCATCGAGGTCATCCTCGACGTGGTCTACAACCACACCGCCGAGGCCGGGGAGCTGGGCCCCACCCTCAGCCTCAAGGGCATCGACAACGCCGGGTACTACCGCCTCCAGCAGGACGCCCGCCGCTACGCCGACTACACCGGCTGCGGCAACACCCCGCACGTGGTCCAGCCGCACGTGCTGCGGCTGATCACCGACTCGCTGCGGTACTGGGTCACCGAGATGGGCGTGGACGGCTTCCGCTTCGACCTGGCGGCGGCGCTGGCCCGCTCCTTCCACGACGTGGACATGCTCTCGCCGTTCCTCGCGGTGATCGCCCAGGACCCGGTGCTGCGCCGGGTCAAGCTGATCGCCGAACCGTGGGACGTCGGTACGGGCGGCTACCAGGTGGGGGCCTTCCCGCCGCTGTGGACCGAGTGGAACGACCGCTACCGCGACGCCGTCCGCGACTTCTGGCGCGGCGCCCTGCCCGACGTGCGCGACCTCGGCTACCGCCTCTCCGGCTCCAGCGACCTCTACGCCTGGGGTGGCCGCCGCCCGCACGCCTCCGTCAACTTCGTCACCGCCCACGACGGCTTCACCCTGCGCGACCTGGTCTCCTACGAACGCAAACACAACGAGGCCAACGGCGAGGACAACCGCGACGGCACCGACGACAACCGCTCCTGGAACTGCGGCGCCGAGGGCGAGAGCGACGACGCGGCCGTCACCGCCCTGCGCCACCGCCAGCTCCGCAACCTGCTGACCACCCTGCTGCTCTCCACCGGCGTCCCGATGCTCACCGCCGGGGACGAGATGGGCCGCACCCAGGGCGGCAACAACAACGCCTACTGCCAGGACGACGCGACCAGCTGGGTCGACTGGTCGCTGCGCCAGGAGCCGGCGTGGGCGGACCTGCTGGCCCTGACCCGCCGTCTGATCGCGCTCCGCCGCGCCCACCCCGTCCTGCGCAGCCGCTCCTTCTTCGCCGGCCGGGCCCAGGCCGAGGACGGGCTGCGGGACCTGGCCTGGTTCACCGCCCGGGGCGGCGAGATGACCGAGCGCGACTGGTACGCCCCCACCGGCACCCTCGCCCTCTACCTCTCCGGCCGCGACATCCCCGGCCGGGACGAACGCGGTACGCCGGTCACCGACGCCGGCTTCCACATCGTGCTGCACGCCGGGCACGCCCCCGTCGAGGTCACCCTGCCGGGCGCCCCCTGGGCCGAGGCGTACGAGGTGGCCGTCGACACCGCCGCCGAGCAGCAGACGGCCGAGCCGGGCACCGTGCATCCCGGCGGCGCGAGGATCACCGTGCCGGGCCGCTCGGTGCTGGTGCTGCGGGTCCGCGAGTGAGCCGGGGCGCACCCGCCGGCCGGGCGCGCCCCCTCACTCCCAGCGGAACCAGCGGATCGCGCCCAGCG
Coding sequences within it:
- the glgX gene encoding glycogen debranching protein GlgX; this encodes MSSAAEQRIVQDGPGPPSPGACPPGPGRGPSAPGPPVWPGAPHPLGARPRTGPGGVTGTNFALWAGGAEAVEVCLFDEDGTETRRPLPEFTHGIWHGFLPEVGAGQRYGYRVHGPWDPWTGARFNPAKLLLDPYARAVDAPRGADYRRLPPEVYGHVRDWPQQEYADTVRDDRDSAPYVPKGVVVRDDGPDEWRDDVRPKTPWADTVIYELHVRGFTMRHPDIPEKLRGTYAGLAHPAAVAHLVELGVTAVELLPVHQFAHEDHLLRRGLGNYWGYNSLGWFAPHAAYAAGGTTGQQVGEFRAMVRALHAAGIEVILDVVYNHTAEAGELGPTLSLKGIDNAGYYRLQQDARRYADYTGCGNTPHVVQPHVLRLITDSLRYWVTEMGVDGFRFDLAAALARSFHDVDMLSPFLAVIAQDPVLRRVKLIAEPWDVGTGGYQVGAFPPLWTEWNDRYRDAVRDFWRGALPDVRDLGYRLSGSSDLYAWGGRRPHASVNFVTAHDGFTLRDLVSYERKHNEANGEDNRDGTDDNRSWNCGAEGESDDAAVTALRHRQLRNLLTTLLLSTGVPMLTAGDEMGRTQGGNNNAYCQDDATSWVDWSLRQEPAWADLLALTRRLIALRRAHPVLRSRSFFAGRAQAEDGLRDLAWFTARGGEMTERDWYAPTGTLALYLSGRDIPGRDERGTPVTDAGFHIVLHAGHAPVEVTLPGAPWAEAYEVAVDTAAEQQTAEPGTVHPGGARITVPGRSVLVLRVRE
- a CDS encoding L,D-transpeptidase, encoding MDGRPISGASVGVRAGRARGAMSLVLGAMLVALTACGSGGDGVAEDGKGGGSKPAADRTAPSEAVVSIAPKDGAESVATSGALKITAEQGKLSSVKVTDSKGNEIEGTVAKDGASWKPAHHLAAATEYQVHAVAKDSEGRESAKDQTFTTLVPENTFVGHFTPEDGSKVGVGMPVSLRFTRGITAPEAVERAVTVTAEPEVEIRSQWYGNDRLDFRPEEYWEPGTEVTVRLNLDGVEGRPGVYGEQAKKVTFTIGRSQVSTVDAKKKTMKVERDGELLKTIPITAGAPGTPTYNGQMVITEKHQVTRMNGETVGFGGEYDIKDVPHAMRLSTSGTFIHGNYWSGGAFGNHNASHGCVGLRDSRGGWDKKAPGAWFYDNSMIGDVVVVKNSDDKEIQWWNGLNAWNLDWKKWNPQPEG
- a CDS encoding L,D-transpeptidase, producing MKNDRTRARRAAAAAAAVLALVAALAGCGAGGGPADDPAGGGPGRPVRITITPSDGSVGVGPDGPLEVRVERGRLESVKVVRVRDARKEPVPGELSGDGRRWRPVDGVLALAAKYTVHAVASDGERRAARHASFTTVVPRERFIGYVTPENRATVGTGMIVSLEFNREIADRMAVERAVRVTADPEVPVAGHWFGRDRLDFRPERYWEPGTEVTVALGLRDVEGAPGVFGLQRKAFTFTVGRSQVSTVDAAAHTMRVVRAGEEPVTVPVTAGAPGSTTYNGRMVVTEMLDVTRMDGATVGYGGEYDIPDVPHAMRLTRSGTFLHGNYWAGDSVFGRSNVSHGCVGLRDVKGGGHATPAGWFYDRSLIGDVVEVVNSDDRTVAPDNGLGGWNLDWREWRAGSALG